One part of the Bradyrhizobium sp. CB1650 genome encodes these proteins:
- the aroA gene encoding 3-phosphoshikimate 1-carboxyvinyltransferase, with the protein MTHSDQPRPLQSRASGALTGKVRVPGDKSISHRALILGALSVGETRISGLLEGEDVLNTAKSMQALGAKVERTGDFAWRLHGVGVAGFAQPKGPLDFGNSGTGCRLVMGAVAGCPISAVFDGDASLRSRPMRRILDPLEKVGAKVVSGGEGGRLPLTVQGARDPLPITYRTPVASAQIKSAVLLAGLAAPGTTTVIETEASRDHTELMLKHFGADITSTTEGTHGRRVTLAGQPELHGAEVVVPADPSSAAFPIVAALIADGSDLVLTDVMTNPLRTGLITTLREMGASIEESEVRRDAGEPMARLRVRASKLRGVEVPPERAPSMIDEYLVLAVAAAFAEGTTIMRGLHELRVKESDRLAATADMLRVNGVKVEISGDDLIVEGRGHVPGGGLVATHMDHRIAMSALVMGCASDQPVKVDDTAFIATSFPDFIPMMRSIGAEFS; encoded by the coding sequence TTGACTCATTCCGACCAACCGAGGCCGCTCCAGTCTCGCGCCAGCGGCGCGCTGACCGGCAAAGTACGGGTGCCCGGGGACAAGTCGATCTCTCACCGTGCCCTGATCCTGGGCGCGCTCAGCGTTGGCGAAACCCGGATTTCCGGTCTCTTGGAGGGCGAAGACGTCCTCAATACCGCCAAATCCATGCAGGCGCTGGGCGCCAAGGTCGAGCGCACCGGGGATTTTGCCTGGAGGCTGCACGGAGTCGGCGTCGCCGGCTTCGCCCAGCCCAAGGGGCCCCTCGATTTCGGGAACTCCGGAACGGGGTGCCGACTGGTCATGGGCGCGGTGGCCGGATGCCCGATTTCCGCGGTGTTCGACGGCGACGCCTCGCTGCGCAGCCGTCCCATGCGCCGGATCCTGGATCCGCTCGAGAAGGTGGGCGCCAAGGTCGTTTCAGGCGGTGAGGGAGGACGTCTGCCGTTGACGGTCCAGGGCGCGCGCGATCCCTTACCGATCACCTACCGGACCCCGGTCGCCTCAGCGCAGATCAAGTCGGCCGTGCTGCTGGCGGGCCTGGCCGCGCCGGGGACGACGACCGTGATCGAGACCGAGGCGAGCCGCGACCATACCGAGCTGATGTTGAAGCATTTCGGTGCCGACATTACCTCGACCACCGAAGGCACGCACGGCCGCCGCGTCACTCTTGCCGGACAGCCCGAGCTGCACGGCGCCGAAGTCGTGGTGCCAGCCGATCCGTCCTCGGCCGCGTTTCCGATCGTTGCCGCGCTGATCGCCGATGGCTCCGATCTCGTCCTGACCGATGTCATGACCAATCCGCTGCGCACCGGTCTCATCACGACGCTGCGCGAAATGGGCGCTTCGATCGAGGAGAGCGAGGTGCGGCGCGATGCCGGCGAACCGATGGCGCGCTTGCGCGTGCGCGCCTCGAAGCTGCGCGGCGTCGAGGTGCCGCCGGAACGCGCGCCGTCGATGATCGACGAATATCTGGTGCTCGCGGTGGCGGCGGCCTTCGCGGAGGGTACCACGATCATGCGCGGCCTGCACGAGCTGCGCGTCAAGGAGTCCGACCGTCTGGCCGCTACCGCCGACATGCTGCGCGTCAACGGCGTCAAGGTCGAGATCTCCGGCGACGATCTGATCGTCGAGGGCCGCGGCCATGTGCCTGGCGGCGGTCTCGTCGCCACCCATATGGATCATCGTATCGCGATGTCGGCGCTGGTGATGGGCTGCGCCTCGGACCAACCGGTGAAGGTCGATGACACCGCCTTCATCGCCACCAGCTTCCCGGATTTCATTCCGATGATGCGTTCGATTGGCGCGGAGTTTTCATGA
- the ugpA gene encoding sn-glycerol-3-phosphate ABC transporter permease UgpA, with the protein MQKQAIFQSKLLPYALVAPQLAIVLVFFYWPAAQAVIQSFLLQDAFGLSTSFVWFDNYVDLFREPAYFEAIVRTFFFSFAIAVSSLSFALLLAVMADKPMRGGTLYRTLLIWPYAVAPPVVGVLWIFMLHPSLGVLSRYLRAAGIDWNPLLDGNQAATLIILAAAWKQISYNFLFFLAGLQSIPRSVIEAAAIDGARPMRRFWTVIFPLLSPTIFFLLVINIVYAFFDTFGIIDTMTRGGPGKSTETLVYKVYTDGLLGGNLGGSAAQSVILMVIVIVLTGIQFRFVERKVTY; encoded by the coding sequence ATGCAAAAGCAGGCCATTTTCCAGTCCAAGCTGTTGCCGTACGCGCTGGTTGCGCCGCAACTCGCGATCGTCCTGGTCTTTTTCTACTGGCCAGCCGCGCAGGCGGTGATCCAGTCCTTCCTGCTGCAGGACGCCTTCGGTCTGTCGACCAGCTTCGTCTGGTTCGACAACTACGTCGATTTGTTCAGGGAACCCGCCTATTTCGAGGCGATCGTCCGGACGTTCTTCTTCTCGTTCGCCATCGCCGTCTCGTCGCTGTCCTTCGCGCTGCTGCTCGCGGTGATGGCGGACAAGCCGATGCGCGGCGGCACGCTCTACCGGACGCTGCTGATCTGGCCCTATGCGGTCGCGCCGCCCGTGGTCGGCGTGCTCTGGATCTTCATGCTGCACCCCTCGCTCGGCGTGCTGTCGCGTTATCTTCGCGCCGCCGGCATCGACTGGAATCCGCTGCTCGACGGCAACCAGGCGGCAACGCTGATCATCCTCGCCGCCGCCTGGAAGCAGATCTCCTACAACTTCCTGTTCTTCCTCGCCGGCCTCCAGAGCATTCCGAGGAGCGTGATCGAGGCGGCCGCCATCGACGGCGCACGCCCGATGCGGCGGTTCTGGACCGTGATCTTCCCGCTGCTGTCGCCGACCATCTTCTTCCTCTTGGTCATCAACATCGTCTACGCCTTCTTCGACACCTTCGGCATCATCGACACCATGACCCGCGGCGGTCCCGGCAAGTCGACGGAAACGCTGGTCTACAAGGTCTATACCGACGGACTGCTCGGCGGAAATCTGGGCGGCTCCGCGGCGCAATCGGTCATCCTGATGGTCATCGTCATCGTGCTGACGGGGATTCAGTTCCGCTTTGTCGAACGCAAGGTGACCTACTGA
- a CDS encoding GIY-YIG nuclease family protein — protein MWYVYIIRSIEFPEEEYIGATEDLKRRLPEHNAGKSRHTAKFRPWVLVWYCAFPDKLKALAFEKYLKSHSGRAFTKKRLY, from the coding sequence ATGTGGTACGTCTACATTATCCGCAGCATCGAGTTCCCCGAGGAGGAATACATCGGTGCAACGGAGGACCTGAAACGGCGGCTGCCTGAACACAATGCCGGGAAATCCCGACACACGGCCAAGTTCAGACCATGGGTGCTGGTCTGGTACTGCGCTTTCCCGGATAAGCTCAAAGCTCTGGCGTTCGAGAAGTACCTCAAGTCGCACTCCGGGCGCGCCTTTACGAAAAAGCGCCTCTACTAA
- the ugpB gene encoding sn-glycerol-3-phosphate ABC transporter substrate-binding protein UgpB has translation MALRPFAAAAAFAVTFGFAASPALAATEIQWWHAMTGANNDVIVKLANDFNASQSDYKVVPTYKGNYADTMNAGIAAFRAGNAPHIMQVFEVGTATMMAATGAVKPVYKLMAETGEKFDPKAYLPAITGYYSTSKGEMLSFPFNSSSTVMWVNLDELKKANVEIPKTWPEVFDAAKKLHANGHPTCGFSNSWVTWVNLEQLSAWHNVPLSTKANGLDGFDTVLEFNGPLQVKHLEKLIELQKDKTYDYAGRTNTGEGRFTSGECPLYLTSSAFFGNVKAQAKFNFTAVPMPYYPDVKGAPQNSIIGGASLWVMGGKAADDYKGVAKFLTFLSDTDRQVYIHKASGYLPITKAAYEKAKAEGFYKDQPYLETPLLELTNKEPTENSRGLRLGNMVQLRDVWSEEIEQALAGKKTAKQALDAAVERGNQMLRQFEKTAVK, from the coding sequence ATGGCTCTTCGACCATTTGCTGCCGCTGCCGCTTTTGCAGTCACGTTCGGCTTTGCCGCTTCGCCGGCCCTGGCCGCGACCGAAATCCAGTGGTGGCACGCGATGACCGGCGCGAACAATGACGTCATCGTCAAGCTTGCCAACGACTTCAACGCCTCGCAGAGCGATTACAAGGTCGTCCCGACCTACAAGGGCAACTACGCCGACACCATGAACGCGGGCATCGCGGCCTTCCGTGCCGGCAACGCGCCGCACATCATGCAGGTGTTCGAAGTCGGCACCGCGACCATGATGGCCGCGACCGGCGCGGTCAAACCGGTCTACAAGCTGATGGCCGAGACCGGCGAGAAGTTCGATCCGAAGGCGTATCTGCCGGCAATCACCGGCTATTATTCGACCTCGAAGGGCGAAATGCTGTCGTTCCCCTTCAACTCGTCGTCCACGGTCATGTGGGTCAACCTCGACGAGCTGAAGAAGGCGAACGTCGAGATCCCGAAGACCTGGCCTGAGGTGTTCGACGCCGCCAAGAAGCTCCACGCCAACGGCCATCCGACCTGCGGCTTCTCCAACTCCTGGGTCACCTGGGTCAACCTCGAGCAGCTCTCGGCCTGGCACAACGTGCCGCTCTCCACGAAAGCCAACGGCCTCGACGGCTTCGATACCGTGCTGGAGTTCAACGGACCGCTCCAGGTCAAGCACCTCGAGAAGCTGATCGAGCTCCAGAAGGACAAGACCTACGATTATGCCGGCCGCACCAACACCGGCGAGGGTCGCTTCACTTCCGGCGAATGCCCGCTCTACCTGACCTCGTCGGCCTTCTTCGGCAACGTCAAGGCGCAGGCCAAGTTCAACTTCACCGCCGTGCCGATGCCCTATTATCCGGACGTCAAGGGCGCGCCGCAGAACTCGATCATCGGCGGGGCCTCGCTCTGGGTCATGGGCGGCAAGGCGGCCGACGACTACAAGGGCGTCGCGAAGTTCCTGACCTTCCTCTCGGACACCGACCGCCAGGTGTATATCCACAAGGCCTCCGGCTATCTGCCGATCACCAAGGCGGCCTATGAGAAGGCCAAGGCCGAGGGCTTCTACAAGGATCAGCCCTATCTGGAGACGCCGCTGCTCGAGCTGACCAACAAGGAGCCGACCGAGAACTCGCGCGGCCTGCGCCTCGGCAACATGGTTCAGCTCCGTGACGTCTGGTCGGAAGAGATCGAGCAGGCGCTCGCCGGCAAGAAGACCGCCAAGCAGGCGCTGGATGCCGCCGTCGAGCGTGGCAACCAGATGCTGCGGCAGTTCGAAAAGACCGCGGTCAAGTGA
- a CDS encoding TIGR02300 family protein, whose product MAKSELGTKRICPTTGKKFYDLNKNPVISPYTGEVVPIAPVAPVRATRGAEARSMAQDTTPEPAEAEEMVSLEEADAEENTGKVKAVVPESEDDIEVDETLDDDDDDDSTFIADEEEGDEDVTDIIGDVGGDEET is encoded by the coding sequence GTGGCCAAGTCCGAACTCGGAACCAAACGCATTTGCCCGACCACGGGCAAGAAGTTCTATGACCTTAATAAGAATCCGGTGATCTCGCCCTACACTGGCGAGGTGGTGCCGATTGCCCCGGTCGCGCCGGTGCGCGCGACCCGCGGCGCCGAAGCGCGCAGCATGGCCCAGGACACCACGCCGGAGCCGGCCGAGGCCGAAGAAATGGTCTCGCTCGAAGAGGCCGATGCCGAGGAGAACACCGGCAAGGTCAAGGCCGTCGTGCCCGAATCGGAGGACGATATCGAGGTCGACGAGACCCTCGATGACGACGATGACGATGATTCGACCTTCATCGCGGACGAGGAAGAGGGCGATGAGGACGTGACCGACATCATTGGTGATGTCGGAGGTGATGAAGAGACTTGA
- a CDS encoding CaiB/BaiF CoA-transferase family protein, whose amino-acid sequence MSSEAALGAMSGLRVIDLTRVLGGPYCTQILADHGADVIKVEPPAGDEVRDWGPPFHDEDAAYFVGINRNKRSIGLDLASEGGRIVLLKMLETADVLIENFKPGTLEKWGIGNEVLRQKFPRLVHCRICGFGADGPRGGNPGYDAIIQAMTGMIAATGSPESGPMRIGVPLVDITTGLYAAIGILMALSERQRSGQGQFLETTLYETGLAIMHPHTANYFMHGKPPSLTGNEHPNLVPYAIFPTKTDNIFIGVGNDGTFRKLCKEIGKVELGTDPRFARNKDRIANREALRAELATVFSQHEAEPLCNRLLAAGLPAGPVQKIDQALTNPHTIHRGDVIEKDWYKGVASPIRLDRSKPSLRRLPPKFSQHSTEVLGEFGYSKAEIDAMVAKGVVCGPERKR is encoded by the coding sequence ATGAGTTCCGAAGCTGCTTTGGGCGCGATGAGCGGACTGCGCGTCATCGACCTCACGCGCGTGCTCGGCGGTCCCTATTGCACGCAGATCCTCGCCGACCATGGCGCCGACGTGATCAAGGTCGAGCCGCCGGCAGGCGACGAGGTGCGCGACTGGGGCCCTCCCTTCCACGACGAAGACGCGGCCTATTTCGTCGGCATCAACCGCAACAAGCGCTCGATCGGCCTCGACCTCGCCTCCGAGGGCGGCCGCATTGTGCTGCTCAAGATGTTGGAGACGGCCGACGTCCTGATCGAGAATTTCAAGCCGGGCACGCTGGAGAAGTGGGGCATCGGCAACGAGGTGCTGCGGCAGAAATTCCCGCGCCTCGTGCACTGCCGGATCTGCGGCTTCGGCGCCGACGGTCCGCGCGGCGGCAATCCCGGCTATGACGCCATCATCCAGGCCATGACCGGCATGATCGCGGCGACCGGCTCGCCCGAAAGCGGCCCGATGCGGATCGGCGTGCCGTTGGTCGACATTACCACCGGCCTCTATGCGGCGATCGGCATCCTAATGGCGCTGTCGGAGCGGCAGCGCTCGGGCCAGGGCCAATTCCTCGAGACCACGCTGTACGAGACCGGCCTTGCCATCATGCATCCGCACACCGCGAACTATTTCATGCATGGCAAGCCGCCGAGCCTGACCGGCAACGAGCATCCCAATCTCGTGCCTTACGCGATCTTCCCGACGAAAACCGACAACATCTTCATCGGCGTCGGCAACGACGGGACCTTCCGCAAATTGTGCAAGGAGATCGGCAAGGTGGAGCTCGGCACCGATCCGCGCTTTGCCCGCAACAAGGATCGCATCGCCAATCGCGAGGCGCTGCGCGCCGAGCTTGCCACCGTGTTCAGCCAGCACGAGGCCGAGCCGCTCTGCAACCGCCTGCTCGCTGCGGGCCTTCCCGCCGGCCCGGTGCAGAAGATCGATCAGGCGCTGACCAACCCGCACACGATCCACCGCGGCGATGTCATCGAAAAGGATTGGTACAAGGGCGTCGCCTCGCCGATCCGGCTCGATCGAAGCAAGCCGAGCCTGCGCCGCCTGCCGCCGAAATTCAGCCAGCACTCCACCGAGGTGCTCGGCGAGTTCGGATACTCCAAGGCCGAGATCGACGCGATGGTCGCCAAGGGCGTGGTCTGCGGCCCCGAGCGCAAGCGCTGA
- the cmk gene encoding (d)CMP kinase yields MIIAIDGPAASGKGTLGKRLAHHYGYRHLDTGVIYRAVAYALMQSGHDLRDEAAAVAAALELDPEKFGNPVLKTQKVGEGASVVSAIPRVREVLVNFQRQFAADPPGAVLDGRDIGTVICPDADVKIFVVADPKVRARRRTMEARARGEEADEVAVLADIIQRDERDKNRPIAPLRPAPDAYLLDNSQLDIEGGVRAAIDIIEAVRAGRPRG; encoded by the coding sequence ATGATTATCGCCATCGACGGACCCGCGGCCTCGGGCAAGGGCACGCTCGGCAAGCGTCTCGCCCATCATTACGGCTATCGTCATCTCGATACCGGCGTGATCTATCGCGCGGTCGCTTATGCCCTGATGCAATCAGGCCATGACCTTCGCGACGAGGCGGCCGCCGTCGCCGCTGCCCTGGAGCTCGATCCCGAAAAGTTCGGCAATCCGGTCCTGAAGACCCAGAAGGTCGGCGAGGGCGCTTCCGTCGTCTCCGCGATCCCGAGAGTCCGTGAAGTCCTGGTCAACTTCCAGCGGCAATTCGCCGCCGACCCGCCGGGCGCGGTGCTCGATGGCCGGGATATTGGAACCGTGATTTGCCCGGACGCCGATGTGAAGATTTTCGTCGTCGCCGATCCCAAGGTCCGCGCGCGCCGCCGCACCATGGAGGCGAGGGCGCGGGGCGAGGAGGCCGATGAGGTCGCGGTGCTGGCAGACATCATCCAGCGCGACGAGCGCGACAAGAATCGCCCTATTGCGCCGTTAAGGCCGGCTCCGGATGCTTACTTGCTAGATAACTCCCAACTGGATATAGAAGGCGGCGTCCGGGCCGCCATCGACATTATCGAGGCCGTCCGAGCGGGCCGTCCGCGGGGTTAA
- a CDS encoding organic hydroperoxide resistance protein, which produces MSVNVLYKTSAKATGGRDGHAATLDGALDVKLTTPKELGGGGGAGNNPEQLFAAGYAACFIGAMKFVASQGGPKVPADTSVTSTVGIGPRSEGGFGLDIDLAVSLPGVPRAEAEALVAKAHQVCPYSNATRGNVDVRLKVV; this is translated from the coding sequence ATGTCCGTGAATGTCCTCTACAAGACCAGCGCGAAGGCCACTGGTGGCCGCGACGGCCATGCCGCAACCCTCGACGGCGCCCTCGACGTCAAGCTCACCACGCCGAAGGAGCTCGGTGGTGGCGGCGGCGCCGGCAACAATCCCGAACAGCTCTTTGCGGCCGGCTATGCCGCCTGCTTCATCGGCGCGATGAAATTCGTGGCCTCGCAGGGCGGCCCGAAGGTCCCGGCTGACACCTCCGTCACCTCAACGGTCGGCATCGGCCCGCGTTCCGAGGGCGGGTTCGGCCTCGACATCGATCTCGCCGTCTCGCTCCCCGGCGTGCCGCGCGCCGAGGCCGAGGCGCTGGTCGCCAAGGCTCATCAGGTCTGCCCCTATTCCAACGCCACCCGCGGCAATGTCGACGTCCGCCTGAAGGTCGTCTGA
- the rpsA gene encoding 30S ribosomal protein S1, with amino-acid sequence MASISADTYSPSRDDFAAMLDESFAGGNLQESSVVKGKVVAIEKDMAVIDVGLKTEGRVALREFSGPGRESDLKVGDEVEVFLDRIENALGEAVLSRDKARREESWGKLEKAFQNNEKVTGVIFNQVKGGFTVDLDGAVAFLPRSQVDIRPIRDVAPLMNNAQPFQILKMDRRRGNIVVSRRTVLEETRAEQRQELVQNLEEGQVIDGVVKNITDYGAFVDLGGIDGLLHVTDIAWRRVNHPTEVLSIGQTVKVKIIKINHETHRISLGMKQLLDDPWQGIEAKYPLGARFTGRVTNITDYGAFVELEPGIEGLIHVSEMSWTKKNMHPGKIVSTSQEVEVQVLEVDSVKRRISLGLKQTMRNPWEVFVEKHPTGSVVEGEVKNKTEFGLFLGLEGDVDGMVHLSDLDWKLPGEQVIDNYKKGDMVKAVVLDVDVEKERISLGIKQLEGDPFAEPGDVKKGAVVTCEVLEVKESGIEVKIAGTDFTTFIKRSELARDRNDQRAERFAVGEKVDARVIQFDKKARKVQVSIKALEVAEEKEAIAQYGSSDSGATLGDILGTALKNRGENK; translated from the coding sequence ATGGCTTCGATTTCTGCTGATACCTATAGCCCCTCGCGCGATGATTTCGCCGCGATGCTCGACGAGTCCTTTGCCGGCGGCAATTTGCAGGAAAGCTCCGTCGTCAAGGGCAAGGTGGTTGCAATTGAAAAGGACATGGCCGTCATCGACGTCGGCCTGAAGACCGAGGGCCGCGTCGCGCTGCGCGAATTTTCGGGCCCCGGCCGTGAAAGCGATCTCAAGGTCGGCGACGAGGTGGAAGTGTTCCTCGATCGCATCGAAAATGCCCTCGGCGAGGCCGTGCTGTCGCGCGACAAGGCGCGCCGCGAAGAGAGCTGGGGCAAGCTGGAGAAGGCTTTCCAGAACAACGAAAAGGTCACGGGCGTCATCTTCAACCAGGTCAAGGGTGGCTTCACCGTCGACCTCGACGGCGCCGTGGCGTTCCTGCCGCGCTCGCAGGTCGACATCCGTCCGATCCGCGACGTCGCGCCGCTGATGAACAACGCGCAGCCGTTCCAGATCCTCAAGATGGACCGCCGCCGCGGCAACATCGTCGTCTCCCGCCGCACGGTGCTGGAAGAGACCCGCGCCGAGCAGCGCCAGGAGCTGGTGCAGAACCTCGAGGAAGGTCAGGTCATCGACGGCGTGGTCAAGAACATCACCGATTACGGTGCGTTCGTTGATCTCGGCGGCATCGACGGCCTGCTGCACGTCACCGATATCGCCTGGCGTCGCGTCAATCACCCGACCGAGGTGCTGTCGATCGGCCAGACCGTGAAGGTCAAGATCATCAAGATCAACCACGAGACGCACCGCATCTCGCTGGGCATGAAGCAGCTACTGGACGATCCGTGGCAGGGCATCGAAGCCAAGTACCCGCTGGGTGCCCGCTTCACCGGCCGCGTCACCAACATCACTGACTACGGTGCGTTCGTCGAGCTCGAGCCGGGCATCGAAGGCCTGATCCACGTCTCCGAGATGTCGTGGACCAAGAAGAACATGCACCCCGGCAAGATCGTTTCGACCTCGCAGGAAGTCGAAGTGCAGGTGCTGGAAGTCGATTCCGTCAAGCGCCGCATCTCGCTCGGCCTCAAGCAGACCATGCGCAATCCCTGGGAGGTCTTCGTCGAGAAGCACCCGACCGGTTCGGTGGTCGAGGGCGAGGTCAAGAACAAGACCGAGTTCGGTCTGTTCCTGGGGCTCGAGGGCGACGTCGACGGCATGGTCCACCTCTCCGACCTCGACTGGAAGCTTCCGGGCGAGCAGGTGATCGACAACTACAAGAAGGGCGACATGGTGAAGGCCGTGGTGCTCGATGTGGACGTCGAGAAGGAGCGCATCTCGCTTGGCATCAAGCAGCTCGAAGGCGACCCGTTCGCCGAGCCGGGCGATGTCAAGAAGGGCGCGGTCGTGACCTGCGAAGTGCTCGAAGTGAAGGAGAGCGGCATCGAGGTGAAGATCGCCGGTACCGACTTCACCACCTTCATCAAGCGCTCGGAGCTCGCGCGTGACCGCAACGACCAGCGCGCCGAACGCTTCGCCGTCGGCGAGAAGGTTGATGCCCGCGTGATCCAGTTCGACAAGAAGGCCCGCAAGGTCCAGGTGTCGATCAAGGCGCTCGAAGTCGCCGAAGAAAAGGAAGCCATCGCGCAATACGGCTCCTCC
- a CDS encoding MarR family transcriptional regulator: protein MVRKQSAADQPLRLDNQICFAVYSAAHAFNRVYKPLLDRLGLTYPQYLVMLVLWEKDDVPVKDIGEKLFLDSGTLTPLLKRLEAVHLVRRTRSSEDERQVLIALTPQGHSLKDKARSVPQSILAASDCSVSELIGMKNEIVALRDRLNAVIGE, encoded by the coding sequence ATGGTTCGGAAACAATCCGCGGCCGACCAGCCGCTGCGACTCGATAACCAGATCTGCTTTGCGGTCTATTCGGCGGCGCATGCCTTCAACCGGGTCTACAAGCCGCTGCTCGACCGCCTCGGACTGACCTATCCGCAATATCTGGTGATGCTGGTGCTATGGGAGAAGGACGACGTGCCGGTGAAGGACATCGGCGAGAAGTTGTTCCTGGACTCGGGCACCCTGACGCCGCTCCTGAAGCGGCTCGAGGCCGTCCATCTGGTCCGGCGCACGCGATCGAGCGAGGATGAACGTCAGGTGCTGATCGCGCTGACGCCGCAGGGGCACTCGTTGAAGGACAAGGCGCGCAGCGTCCCGCAGTCGATCCTGGCCGCGTCCGACTGCTCGGTGTCGGAGCTGATCGGCATGAAGAACGAGATCGTCGCCTTGCGCGACCGGCTCAATGCGGTGATCGGGGAGTAG